The genomic stretch CAGTCTTGGCCGAAATAAGTAGGGATGGACCTTCACTTTGGTAGGATGCTTCATTAGGAAGCAAGTCAGACTTATTAATGATCTCTAAAACGGGGCACTTTGGTGGGAGGGCCTTCAATATTTGAGCTTTTAAGTCCAAAACCGCCGCGCCATCGATCGCATTAATTGAATTTGGATCTTGCAGAAAAATAACTAGGTCTGCGGCTTGTATTGCCTCCCAAGATCGTTCAATTCCCTTTGCCTCAACTAGATCGCTGGTCTCGCGAAGACCGGCTGTATCAATAATGTGCATTGGAATACCACTTATGGTGATGCTTTCCTTAACGCGATCCCTTGTGGTTCCCGCGATAGGAGTAACAATTGCAACCTCTTCGCCAGCCAAGCGATTAAGAAGTGAGCTCTTTCCAACGTTAGGGGCGCCAGCCAAAACCAGCTGAATACCGTCGCGCAAAATCTTGCCCTGTTTTGCACCCTCTCTCAGCTTATGCAACTTTTCCATCACCGCGCTGAGGCGCTGGCGAGCTTGGGCATTCTCCAAAAATTCAATCTCTTCTTCAGGAAAGTCCAGAGTGGACTCAACCAAAATGCGTAATTGGGTAATTTCTTCAATCAAGCTATTAATGTCGTTTGAGAAGACCCCTTGCAATGAGCGCGCCGCCCCACGAACTGCTGCCTCACTTTGAGCATCAATTAAATCTGCGATAGCCTCTGCTTGAGCTAAATCGATTTTGTTATTGAGATACGCGCGTAAGGAAAATTCGCCCGGCTCTGCAATAACCAAACCCTGATCTTCTCCAAGCTCGAGACACCGCTTCATGACCAACTCTAAAAGCTGGGGTCCTCCGTGGCATTGCAGCTCCAGGACATCTTCACCGGTAAAGGAGGCGGGGGCAGCAAAGTAAATTGCAATCAGCTGGTCAATCGTCTCGCCGCGCGCATCACGAAGGGTAAGGAGATTGGTTTGACGCGGCGTAAGCGCCTTGTGAAAAAGAGCTTCGGCTATTGGCAAAAGCTGTGGGCCGCTAATACGAATAACGCCAACCCCAGCCTTGCCCGGCGCAGTGGCAACCGCAATGATGGGCAGCTTTCTCGTCATCATTGCAGGCACCCTTTGTTTATTTGTTATCGGCCAAAGACTTTAAGCCGGCTTTTTTCCAAACATTTGATTGATTTGCCACTGCTGAGCAATTGATAGTAAGTTGTTCACCACCCAATACAAGACCAAGCCTGCTGGGAAGAAGAAGAACATTACAGAGAATACAAGCGGCATATACATCATCACCTTAGCCTGAATTGGATCTGGTGGCGTTGGGTTCAGCTTGGTTTGCACAAACATGGAGGCAGCCATAATGATTGGCAAAATGTAGTATGGGTCTGGAACTGATAAATCATGAATCCACCCAATCCATGGGGCGTTGCGCATTTCTACTGAAGATAATAGAACCCAGTACAAGGCAATAAATACTGGAATCTGAATCACCACGGGCAAACAACCACCAAGAGGATTAATTTTTTCCTTGCGGTACATCTCCATCATGGCTTGATTTAATTTTTGTGGATCACCCTTGTACTGCTCTCTCATGGTGAGTAAGCGTGGTTGCACCTCTTTCATGCGGGCCATAGACTTATAGCTTGCAGCTGAAAGCGGGAAAAACACCAACTTAATTAAGATGGTCAATAAAATAATTGACCAGCCCCAGTTGCCCACATAAGAATGAATGTTGTCCAAGAGCCAGAAAATGGGTTTAGCCAAAATGGTTAAGTAGCCGTAATCTTTTAGCAACTCAAAGCCCGGAGCAATTGTTTCCAATACGCGCTCTTCTTGTGGCCCCACAAATAGTTTGGCTTTTTCCACAACTGTTGTGCCTGGTGCAACTACGCCCAGTGGTACTTGCATACCGATTCGATAGAGGTTGTTATCAATCTTTCCGGCATAAATATCTCGTGCTGCTTTATCGCTAGGAATCCAGGCGCTAGCAAAGTAATGCTGAACCATAGCAATCCAAGCGGGGTCGCCAGCTGGAACCTGTGTAGGAATAGTAATTTTGTTTTTATCAATCGCCGTGAACTCCAGCTTGTTGAATTTTTCTTTATCAGTGTATGT from Polynucleobacter sp. AP-Jannik-300A-C4 encodes the following:
- the mnmE gene encoding tRNA uridine-5-carboxymethylaminomethyl(34) synthesis GTPase MnmE; translated protein: MTRKLPIIAVATAPGKAGVGVIRISGPQLLPIAEALFHKALTPRQTNLLTLRDARGETIDQLIAIYFAAPASFTGEDVLELQCHGGPQLLELVMKRCLELGEDQGLVIAEPGEFSLRAYLNNKIDLAQAEAIADLIDAQSEAAVRGAARSLQGVFSNDINSLIEEITQLRILVESTLDFPEEEIEFLENAQARQRLSAVMEKLHKLREGAKQGKILRDGIQLVLAGAPNVGKSSLLNRLAGEEVAIVTPIAGTTRDRVKESITISGIPMHIIDTAGLRETSDLVEAKGIERSWEAIQAADLVIFLQDPNSINAIDGAAVLDLKAQILKALPPKCPVLEIINKSDLLPNEASYQSEGPSLLISAKTGDGVETLKQKILESVGWGGSQEGAIVARRRHLDCLDRAATHLDKSQQFAADGNISLELFAEELRLAQDQLGHITGKLLPDDLLGKIFSQFCIGK
- the yidC gene encoding membrane protein insertase YidC, which gives rise to MDYKKTILWAIFSMSGILLFNNWQVHEGKPSMFGGSPVNTAVVADKTSANKIDIPSPVQNPNIPAPNQTPMVVAGAIETAEKFVLKNDVLILEISANGGTIIDAMLPKQLTPEKKQVELFQYTPNHKYFARSGLIALGNVDLPNHTSTFKLSQSGKDGSGNPFIVLVSERNGVKLEKTFILSAGSYVVDVGHRVTQSNANAAPLVLYTEIVRDASQEQKIGPFDGAFSASTFTGPATYTDKEKFNKLEFTAIDKNKITIPTQVPAGDPAWIAMVQHYFASAWIPSDKAARDIYAGKIDNNLYRIGMQVPLGVVAPGTTVVEKAKLFVGPQEERVLETIAPGFELLKDYGYLTILAKPIFWLLDNIHSYVGNWGWSIILLTILIKLVFFPLSAASYKSMARMKEVQPRLLTMREQYKGDPQKLNQAMMEMYRKEKINPLGGCLPVVIQIPVFIALYWVLLSSVEMRNAPWIGWIHDLSVPDPYYILPIIMAASMFVQTKLNPTPPDPIQAKVMMYMPLVFSVMFFFFPAGLVLYWVVNNLLSIAQQWQINQMFGKKPA